From the genome of Poecilia reticulata strain Guanapo linkage group LG22, Guppy_female_1.0+MT, whole genome shotgun sequence:
CTAAGCCACGTCTCCTTCCATTCACGTGTGGGACGCCATGACCAAGCAGACGCTGTCGGTGCTGCGTTGTTTCCACTCCGGCGGCGTCTGCTCCGTCAGCTTCAGCGCCACGGGGCGACTCCTGCTGTCTGTGGGACTCGACCCTGAACACACCGTCACCATCTGGAAGTGGCAGGAAGGTAATCCAGGAGGAGAATCTCCTcagattttcatatttactctggatttcagttcaatttaatcGATACTTAGAAATGCTTTATGTATGCcaaaggtaaattaaatgttgtcgTAACTCGTATCTCTGCTTCTTTGGAGCAGAGATGAGACTGTACATCGAAATGACACCATCAGTCATCGAAAatcactgctaatccacctcaatTGCTTTTGCTGCCCTCTGTCTGGGGCAGACACATATTGGAGCAGGGGATGTGAAAATAGCTTGAATTCCTCCTTCTTTCTCAGCTGTTTTACCATGCTTTGCATCTCTTTTGCTCCTCTGGAAGTTGAGCTAAAGTAAGAAAACCAACAGCATCCATAACCAGGGGaaacaattttccaaaaatgcaatgcttcagtcaaaacattttgattaaagACTTTAACTCTGACGTAATTCTTCTGCTCCACTTCTCTGGTTACCTCAGGTGCCAAAGTGGCCAGTCGGGTCGGTCACACACAGAGGATCTTTGTGGCAGAGTTTCGGCCCGACTCGGACACACACTTTGTGTCGGTGGGGATCAAACATGTGCGATTCTGGACGTTAGCGGGTCGAGCTTTGCTCAGCAAGAAAGGCGTCCTGAGCTCCATAGAGGACGCCCGGATGCAAACCATGCTGTCTGTAGCATTTGGAGCTGTAAGTAACTATTTGCACCTTTACCATCTGATTATGCCtaattgtaaaaaattaaaaaatctaacTCTGCAAACTTTTTGTCTCTTAAATATGTAAAGCTTTGCTTAATCATGCTGTGAACTGTTTTGCATTGCTTGCTCTGCTCTCTTAGGCCACTAGATTAgtgcagatttgttttcttttcagaataaCTTGACATTTACAGGTACCATAAgtggggatgtgtgtgtgtggaaggaACACATTTTGGTAAGAATAGTGGCCAAAGCTCACACGGGCCCCGTGTTCACTATGTACACCACTCTGAGAGACGGCCTCATCGTCACGGGAGGCAAAGAAAGACCGTAAGTGCTTCTGTGTTCACTGAAAGTCATGgtaaaaagattattttcatcACATTCAGCATAATCATGGGATAAAAAAAGTACTCTCTTGCTACTTGCATAGATATTTAAGAGGCCAAACAAATTGTTTCCTTTACAGACTGACGCACAACAAGGAGAAATGACCATAACGGCCTTATcgaaaaaaataattgctccCCATCCAATCATGAAAGGATCGTAGGAccgttttttattcttttcagtatttaaagATCATTCATTtgaagtgaaaaacatttaatgaagcAGCCAAGCTTCCCAATAGTGAACATCTGAGAAAATTTACCCCAAAGTCAGATCATGTAATGctcaaagaaacaataaaatcccAAGTAACTtcatcttaccaagtatttctacTGTAAATATCTGTTAAACACGGTGCTGGAGGAGTTGTGATTTGGACCAAGGCAAATTATAGCCACTGAGTTGAACATCTCCTCTGTGTGCCAAAGTAACCAAGAGGGAAACTTGGTTCAACTTGGGATCTGAAAGAAATCAGCAAATCTACagcaaaatggctgaaaaagaCAATACTGAGAGCATTATGGTGATCCGTTAAACTCCAGACATCAGCTTGGCTGAATTATTTTGTTGGGACCTTGAAAGGATGAAATAGCAAAATTCCTCTAAAGCAatataaaagacagaaacaagacCACTACTTCTAGTAATTACCGTTAACTGCTGAATCACTTAGTTTTTACCATGAATGAGttgaaagtctgaaaatgtctttttcccCCAAGGCTGCATATTTCAGTGAGTTAAAAATGTATCCTGTGGTATACTGATCAGCTGATGGTTGCAGCAATTGTTCTCCAGATCAAAGGAAGGAGGTGCTCTGAAGCTCTGGGACCAGGAGCTAAAACGCTGCAGAGCCTTTCGGCTAGAAACCGGACAGATCATAGACTGCGTTCGTTCTGTCTGCAGAGGAAAGGTACCACAGATAAAGATAATTCAGTAATTTTAATGTCACCCTCTGCTTTCTGGTAATCTTTGCTTGTTGTTGCAGGGTAAAATCCTGGTGGGCACCAGGAACGCTGAGATCATTGAAGTGGGAGAGAAGAACGCAGCGTGCAACATTCTGGTGAACGGACACATGGACGGCCCAATATGGGGTTTGGGCACTCATCCTTCCCGAGACGTTTTTCTTTCTGCCGCTGAGGACGGCACCGTTCGCCTGTGGGACATCCCAGAAAAGGTCAGAATGACTCCCAGCTCGTCTCTGAATTTCCCATGGTTTGTTAGTCTGGAAATCGCTGAGCCGTCTGTGTTTTCACATTGCCTTGTGGGATAACAGAAGATGCTGAATAAGGTGAACCTGGGCCATCCGGCGCACACCATCAGCTACAGTCCTGAGGGCGACATGGTGGCCATCGGCATGAAGAACGGAGAGTTCATCATCCTGCTGGTTGCCTCGCTGAAAATCTGGGGCAAGAAAAGAGACAGACGCTCCCCTATACAAGACATCAGGTAAGGATGGTGGACTGTACAGTGAAACTAGAACAACTGCTGTAATTGAAAACTAAAGACTTAAGAGAACATTTTTGCTCCAGGTTCAGCCCAAATTCTCGCTTCTTGGCTGTCGGCTCCACCGAGTGCGCCGTCGATTTTTACGACCTGACGCTCGGCCCACAGCTGAACCGCATCAACTGCTGCAGGGACATCCCCAGCTTCGTCATGCAGATGGATTTCTCTGCTGACAGCTCCTATATACAGGTACGGACTTTGTTAAGCAGCTCAGCAGCAGAAGAGATAGTACTGAGTGTATTTTAGTTCTAAGTCTCATTGTTGCTACACAGATATCCACAGGTGCTTACAAGCGGCTCGTGTACGAGGTGCCATCTGGGAGGCCGATCACAGAACAAATTCAAATTGACAGGATTACCTGGGCCACTTGGACAAGGcaagaaacattttatcagcttacaaacacaaatttcagcctattttagtgggattttatggGAGAGGGCCAACACACGgtagtgcataactgtgaaatGGAAGTTTTGTATCCATTTGGAAACATACTATTAGCATtgtgaaacatgatggtggcagAATTGTTCTGTGAGGAGAGGGAGTGTTTCTTTAACAGTGACTGGGAAGCTTGTTAGAGCTGATGAGATGATGGATGGAAACTTGAAACTAGGGTGGAGGGTCAACTTTTGTTAGAACGGCCTAGTCGAAGTCTCGACATTGAgattaaaagttttatgttCACAGAAGCTCTCCATTCAAtgtgactgagcttgagctatttaaaaaaaacagtgcctAGATGTGAAAAGCTGTTAGGGACATACCATAAGagacttgagtaaaaaaaaaaaaaagaaaaagaaaaatttatctttttccttccacttcacagttatgcactactttttattttatcatttcaaattttatttaattaaatttaagtaTGTGGTTGTGCCTTTAAAAAACGCTGTATACTTCCTTTGTTAATGCTGGAGTGAGAAAATAACATGTTTCTACAGTGTCCTTGGAGATGAAGTGGTAGGAATCTGGTCCCGTAATGCTGATAAAGCGGATGTGACCTGTGCTTGCGTGTCCCATTCGGGCCTTAACATTGTGACTGGAGATGATTTTGGGATGGTAAAGCTGTTTGACTTTCCCTCTCCGGAGAAGTTTGTAAGTATAGTTTTATATTATTCTGTCTTTACTTTGTTGCATTGATCTTATAATGAAGAGGGCATAATTTTGGATAGTCGAGATTAACCTTGGGGTCTTTATTGCCCCCTAGTGGTTGTGATCTATGGTTGTTCGTGAACAAAAATTATAGTAGATGCTCTATGCACAGCTGATATAGAGCAATAGGttgtcattttgttattttagttttgagtGATGCTTCTTAGTATCTACTTTATGAATAAGGACATGCTTGGTCGAGTGTTAATGTGATTCCTTTTAgcataaaaagcagttttaagcTTCATATCAGGGTTAGTTCATAGATGACCGTGATAAGTTAACTGAGTCTGTATTAacgcaggaaaaaaacacattttcttttaggcCAAACACAAACGCTTCCTAGGCCATTCTGCTCATCTGACAAATGTTCGCTTCACAAACGGAGATCGCTTCGTCGTCAGTGCTGGCGGAGATGACAGGAGGTAAGTGAGGCTTGACATGGGATTTTATGGGATTTATCAACACAAAGTATGATTGTAAATTGgatgaaaaatctgtttctttcaaataaacttCTGAAAACTGTGACTTTCCTAGTTGTTCTGTTCTTCTGAGTCAGTATTTGGAAGAACCAAGTTTTTCTAGATTTGTTTTGACAGCTTTGCACTTCTTTcgactgtaattttttttacccttcTTCTTTGCAAGATATCTCAAGCTCAGACATATTGGATAGAAAGCATTAGCTTTTcaagtttttccacaaattctTGACCGGATTAAGGTCTAgactttaactggaccattctaaccCATGCATATTCCTTGAACAAAACCATTTAATTGTAGCTCTAGATGTTTTTAAGAGGttgctgtcctgctggaaaatgaatctCCATCTCATTCTCAAGTTTTTATTCCCGAATTGTCCTATAGTGAGCGCCATCTGACTTCCCTATagaagaaaagcattcccacaggatgatgctgccaccaccatgcagTTTCTCTACACATACTGTTTTGCATTTaggttgaaatgtttaaatttagcCTTATCCGAGTGCCTCTTACATGGCTTGAGATAGGTCAGAGTAAAGGAAGTCTGAATACacagccacacttttcagattatgtatccttttccttccatttgcataattaagcactactttgtgttggtttgccACATAAAACCCCATTAAAATACATCGATCTTTGTGGTGGTTAAGATTCAAATGATAgagaaacatttgcattttggtCATTCTTAACTTCTTCTAATTTGCAGCCTCTTTGTGTGGAGGTGTGTTCACGCCCCTCACTGAGAATCCCACCACGTCCTGCATTAGAGGAGCATCAGCATCCGccatcatggaaaaaaaaaaaagacgtggAGGAGGACAGACGCGGCAGCTTGATGAGTTTAAAGTCGTGATCCGACTTACTGCCTCAAACCTTGGTGCATGCATGTGTActgaactcattttcatttcagtggTGAATATGAAAACAGGTAGAGAGTACAGACTCTTGTATATcacataataaatataaaaaaagaacctAATGTGTGGATATCATTCagttgtgaattattttttggaaaaaaaaaagagctatcTGCGTACATCTCTACACTCGACAGGCCTATAAAGTTGTGTTTCCGAtaatgccatttttaaaaacatgtagcATTAATGAATTAGCCTTAATATGAGTGTCTGTGAGgtttttggggtttgtttttgtatcttttgGATCATGaactcatttgttttgttggatttttttttactggttatTCTAAATCTTGTGGCCTTCCTCCTGAATGTAACATCCACTGTTATGTTCTGGATGTCAGCATGCCAAAGCATACTATGCACTGTACACCTGACCTGGTCACTGTGTTGCCCTGGTGGATCATTTATGAGTTACGTGGTCGTGTTGTTGActggttgacctctgacctgacctCCCCTCGGCGGTGTTCCCCTCATGACGTAATATTTGTTAGAGGATCTGTTTTGTGGTTTATGGGTGTGCATGGCTTACAGGAAGACAATCTGTCCCAACCAAATTcctcagaaaataaacagaaaaaataaactgctgtaTATTGACCTCTTGATGCACTGTTGCAGTTTTTTGCTGTCACTTTATTTGGTGTGCTGCTATATTATTGTTGCGTTTTCATGAATATGAACAGTGTGAGTTTTATGGAGCGTAACTAATGTTTTGTGTAATAACATTTATTGTGGAAATGGAATGTTTATCAGAGTTGAAtataaaaagtgcaaaacaatTTCCTCGTATTTAAATACTAACTACTAAACAAATGTTGCTGCATATTTTGATTTACATTTCACCATTGTATATATATCATTTGTAAATAttctttttgtatatttttgtgaaGTGTTTCTTAAACtccactttaataaaaaaaataactttaaatttgtctttttttttcaagacgACTTCTCCACCCACTTTTCAATTTTGCACCACAATATCTTAgtttatcaaataaatacatttacatttgtggTATCATGAAAAAATGttctaggattttttttttcgctaACAAGGCACTACATCCCCTCCCGCCCCCCCGTTTTAATGTCTATTTATTAGTCTTGCAAATATGGTTTTATGCAGACCATCTTAAAATTTTTAAGGTTTCTGCaagtattagaaaaaaaatctctcctcGAAAAATCATCCTGAAGTCATTCATCTGACATTAAATTTAAACCTTGATATAACTTATATTCATGACAacacatttgcatttaataaGTACACTCATTTATTCCAGCTGAAACTTCATAAATTAAACGGATAGTTATGACTTATTTACATCATTTACACTGAAGAGTTTTGTTCTGTTGGAAAACATCAGTTGCTTGTACATATCTTCAAAACGCACACTGAATAAAGAATACATCTCATTCACTTCGCCTcgttttcacaaaaacaaagaaaaaacaaacttggcaAATTATTCAGCTTCAGAGTTGCTTAAAGAGAACTGATTCTGGCTAAATCTAATACCTTTACTCACTAGATTATTAGGTGAACTTTTAGTGTTTGCATCAGCTATTAAAGCTAATGAAACTAAAGTGCATAATCCACCTTAGATTACACACAAACAGCTTTCTGTTAATCTGTCTGCACCTGAAAATGATCTTGCGCCTCTGTTGCTTTCCTAGACGATACCATTTTAcgataaaaatcagaaaatgttagTAGCCTTTTGGTAGAAAGACACAGTGGTAATGTAACAGTAAGATCTGTTGAGGGGAATTTAACACATTCCATCATCACTACCCTGTTTGACTGACACAAAGTAGCATATTTGCAACAGAACTGCATAaggaaattagttttaaatgatGATACAGCTTCCCGTCTCACAAACACCATTGGTGTCAATGACACCAATGAAAAGATGCTGTTGTTTCCCACAAGTTAAAGTTGTCTTTCTGacagcacaaataaaatgttacaatcTTAAACTATAAATTTCCCAGACACATCTGAATGAAGCTCTGCAGAATTGCAAAAATGAATAGGTAAATGGTGAACCCATTAATTTCACATCTcttgtttgtggaaaaacacTTTAGTCTTAAATCGTTTATAATGATCATTTTGTTCTAGATATCCACCTAATAAACTACTGAACTAAAGTATTAAACAGTGCTGAAGCATCAATcatactttcacagaaaacgaGCTGCCACAGGAGCAGCCATGATCTGCCTGGGGGTTCTTCAAGACCTGGAAAGTGGAGCGGATCAACTCCTGACTGAAGTCCACAGTGGATCCCTTCACAAACTCCAGACTCTCCTGGTCAACGATGATGCCCACTCCCCCCTGCTCAAACACTCTGAAAGTAGAGCAGAAGGAATCCAGGGGTGGATTAGAAGAAACAATAAGGACATCACTTACATAATATTATTTTGAGAGCCAGTTGCATGGGAAAGTTTACCTGTCCTCTTCATTCTTGTTGTGATCTACAGAAAACTTATACTGGAATCCAGAGCAACCTCCTCCCTCCACTTGTATTCTCAGGTACTCGCCCTTCTCCATGATTTCTGATAGCCTCTAAACAGAAACAGAGTATTTGTGATTATGAATAACAcacaattattttaacatttaggTTTCAAAGCACTTTAATCAGTTAcagaggatttaaaaaaaaagtctacacatcgttttccttctttctccaATTAAAATTGATGGCACCTTTACAGAGTGGCTGTAATCGTTACAATTTAcacttaaaatactttaaaatatttaagactgGAATCCACTGAATTATGTTCAGGTACTTTTTTGTTCCCAGAAGAACCTCAGACTCGTACCTTCACACATGACTCTGTGAGGTGAACCTTATCTTCTGATGGACTCGGCTCCCCAGACTTCTCCTTCCGGATGGAGGCGTTGCTAAAGCACCGCTGCTCCGCTATGTAAAGCGGCTGGGAGCTTTCAGGAAGCCGGTAAAGCTCCTGCCTTACGCCGTGGTTGTTTAGGAGAGTAGATGCCCTAAAAATCAAGGAGATTATGTTCACATGAAGCCTCCTAAAGTTCTTCTTAAAGCTACTAGCACCTGAGCTAACCATGAAGCGTAGAGTAACGTAACAGTTGAACTGAAGGCTAGCTGGCTAACGAAGATAAATACCAACTGACAGCCGTATTTAAGCTCTCAAACATAAATTTAAGATATTTCGTTTGCCAAGAGAgaattataaatatgtttacaaTATGTGTAAAAGTTAACATTACCTCGCAAGGCTTATTATTCTTGACTTTGACGCAGTTATCATTGCTCCtttaaacacagacatcttCCATAACATCCATAAATTTCACGTAGCAGCGACACTCAGAGAGCGGGCTACTATTGGTTGAAATATCTGTCAGTCTGATGAACACGCCCATTTTTCGGTATTCTGCTATGTGATTCgtcaaataatctgccaataaaatACACCTTTACTTGAAAGTACGTCAAGCTGCGCGTAGCcgtatgtttaaaaaaaaacaaagaaaaactttattaacaacTGAAATAGAACATTGATTAAACTCAAAATACagcaaattatatatatatatatatataNNNNNNNNNNNNNNNNNNNNNNNNNNNNNNNNNNNNNNNNNNNNNNNNNNNNNNNATTTTAACCAATTACGcgaaaaaataagtttaaataatTGACAGATAGTTTGTAATAATACCCACCAAcctatctaaaaaaataaacttcagaaGGAAGAttagaacaaaatgtttataaatctTTGAAGTCATTTTATCTTAAGACACCATTCATTAGGTCAAAATCAGCCTCTCCTCagcagatttatttacattactCTTCTTCCTTATTTAACGATGTTCGTTTTTCCACATACAATTACGACTGTATGTCGTAATTGTATGTGTAACATAATTTTGTCAGACATTTATACAAGCTGGACAGACAactgtaaatgtgtttcattattcttcataaaatgtgaacatcAAGAGGAAGGATTTGAGGAGCTTTGGATCCGTGGTCCATCCGGTAGATGGCAGTATTGACAGACTGCAGCTGCTTTGAATTTgcgcaaagaagaaaaatcaagagAAAAGGCGAAGGCGTGACGTGAATCCCGTGATTCGGGTTTCACTGTGGAGGTGGAGGGAGTCTCGTTTAAGGTacattgtgtttatttggaGTTGTCTAAAACTAAGGACTACAGTAGATACCAAACTCGTACAGAAGACTCATCCTGTTCGTGTTTCTTTACTGCCAACAAGTTGAGAAGTATCGCttttttgtgaactttttaGGTTGGTGCGACGAAATTCCGTCACTTATATCTTTAAATTGGCGAAATAAAAGTTGGTGAAACAGTTTTTGATCATGCTTCTCTGTTTCAGGGTTAAAAACATGGATGTTCGAACTGGTTTAATTGCGTTGTTTTGCTTGATTGGACTTACTTGGGCGCAGCCGGTCAAGTACATTGACTGCGGTGAGTTTCACTTCACTTTAgacatttctttctctgttaCTGTCAATTCGTCATTCTTCCTGGTAAAATACgaggaagaattaaaaaaatgtgtgaaaattcTTTCAACGAGGAAATATAGCGgcttaaaatgcaattttccattaaaatgccTTCTAAATTTACTCTGCCTTAAATGTGGGTGAGGTTTTTTTAACCAAGTTCCAACAGGAATGGGTCTAAACTTTGAAACCTGAATGTTAATAATTAATCTTGAAACCCCTTACCTGATTGAACTAGGACATTTTGATGAAATCATCGACTCCTTTTTAATTAATCCaatttttaactattttgtGGTTTGCATAGATGAACTGTTCCCAAATTTCTCTACACTGCCTAGACCAGTGACCTTATCAGTAACTGGCTGTAGATGACACTTTTCAAttgtattttcttcaaaaaatgcttaaaaattgAGCTTTCCTGTGAATCACTGAAATGATGTAGTTGTATGCTTGCCATTTCTGAAAACCACCTTACATCTGTGTTGCATGATGTTCCACCCAAGAACGATTAAACTATATTACAAAATTCCTCTCCCATAGTTGGTTTAACCACAGACATTATGTTGCCCAACAAGTTTTTAAATTGCTAAAAAGTTTGGTGGTGGGCTGGCCACTCAATGCTAATCTTGTCTGTCTGGAACTAAGAATTTGCTCTTACTAGTTTCTTTTAGGGTAATTTTCTTGTTTGAACACTTGTTTAAGACCTTTTCTCTTCAGCTTACGGCAACATGACCTCTTGAAGTACATAAACATATTCAAGCAGTTTCATGAGCCCCATTATGTGATGAATAACACCATGGCATTGAATATTTAGCATCTCTATCATGATGGTTGCATTGCCCATTTGTTTAAACAAGGGTCTTATTCAGGGGTGGGCAAActtggtcctcgagggccagttTCCTGCAACTCTtggtctccctggtccaacacacttgaattcAATAGCTTAATCAAcgcctaagtgcagtcaggttctccagagtcctgctaacgacctcattatttgactcaggtgtgttgaagtagagatgcatctaaaagttgcaggagactggcctggagttgcccacccgtGGTCTTATTAGTGGTTGGtgtcttttcttttgtattGGATGTTTGTATTAACATGAAGACATGTTAAAGAATGTCACTTTTGGAACAGACCAAGTTTATCTGCAAAACCACCATGTTTTGCTGTCTGttgcaggggtgtccaaagtcggtcctcgagggccggcatcctgcacgttttagttctttCCCTGGTTTAaagcacctggatcaaatggcTCGTTAGAAaccctaagaggaacattgacaagctgaaaaggttactaccaccagggagagaactaaaacgtgcaggatgccggcccccGAGggccgactttggacacccctggtctattGTAAAGACGGTGTATTTGGGTTGCCTAGATGCAAAAGGGGAAATCTTGCACTCCACAGATGATCAAATGTTGCAGAGTTTTCTTTTGGTCATCTGTTGGGCAAATTGTAACCTAATGCCACCATTTTTTTGAAAGGTGCACTTAATTGTTGAAGCAACTTCAAATTACTCTGACCTATTTGGGGTTGAGCCACTCCCACCATATGTTCTTGGCAACAAATGGTTATTGATGTAAGATAATTGATTTCTCATCACCAGACAaagactgttttattttttttcgctttctgtgtttgtttccagGCTCCACTTCAGGCAAAGTGATTGGTGTGGACATCAACCCTTGTCCTAATCAGCCATGTCAGCTTCACAAAGGAAACTCCTACACTGTCAACGTCACCTTCACTAGCAGTacgtgtattttttttttatccatttttttcttttaaatgctttCAGCTGCCCAACAGTTCAATCTACATGTGTGTTTTAATCCATCCTCCTGAAGATGTGAATAGTGACAAGAGCACTGCTGTGGTTCACGGTATTGTTGGAGGAATCCCGATCCCGTTTTCCATCCCTGTGCCGGATGGCTGCAGGTCTGGAATCCAGTGTCCCATCAAGACTGGGCAGACCTACAACTACCAGGCTTCACTACCAGTAAAGACTGAGTATCCTTCAGTAAGTATGATTCGCAGCTCTTCAGACATTAcgttttgtagtttatttttaatctgaggACGAATGAAGTTCTTCCTCCCCCATTTCTTCCGACTGATGACATGATGCACTTTGGTCACTGTAACTCTCTTCTGGATTCCTAGATAAAATGCGTTGTGGAGTGGGAACTGAGAGATAACGGCAACGAAGATCTGTTTTGCATCAAATTCCCAGTTCAGATTGTGAACTG
Proteins encoded in this window:
- the isca2 gene encoding iron-sulfur cluster assembly 2 homolog, mitochondrial, with the translated sequence MLWKMSVFKGAMITASKSRIISLARASTLLNNHGVRQELYRLPESSQPLYIAEQRCFSNASIRKEKSGEPSPSEDKVHLTESCVKRLSEIMEKGEYLRIQVEGGGCSGFQYKFSVDHNKNEEDRVFEQGGVGIIVDQESLEFVKGSTVDFSQELIRSTFQVLKNPQADHGCSCGSSFSVKV
- the LOC103459034 gene encoding epididymal secretory protein E1, yielding MDVRTGLIALFCLIGLTWAQPVKYIDCGSTSGKVIGVDINPCPNQPCQLHKGNSYTVNVTFTSNVNSDKSTAVVHGIVGGIPIPFSIPVPDGCRSGIQCPIKTGQTYNYQASLPVKTEYPSIKCVVEWELRDNGNEDLFCIKFPVQIVN